CGGTGTCGAATGCGCGTACCACCACGCGGCCCAGAAGTGTGAGTGGATACCGGATTGCCGTGTACTGCAAGCGCAATACGTCCCATGGCAGGGAAACCCACTTGCCCATTAGTCATCCTCACTCGCCGGCATGGAACTGGATAGAGATTCAGGTGTGGCTGCCCTGGGAGTTCAACGAGGTCCTCATGCGCTTCGTTGAGCGCATCGAGTTCCGGTGAGCCCCCTGCGTGACGAGCCCGCGCTGCTGTCCGCTCGGTATCGAGCCTGTCGATTCAGGTGACATCTCCCATCGCAATCTTGGCGATGACTCGTCGAACATCAAGGCGATCGAAGAGTGAGTGCGGCGACGCGCAGTCGAGCTGCCAGCGCGTGTCGTGCTGCACTCGGCGGGTGTATTGCCGATCATCGTCATTGTCCAGCTCCCGAGGTGTTGGGGTGCCAGGAGAAATTCTCCCGACGTCGTGCTCTGCGTCTGACGGCATTGATCTGATTTTTGCCCATCGGCATGTTCATCTCTCGCTACCTAAAATCTATACCATCTGATATAGATAATCGGCAACAGCGCTAACGGGTTGCTGTGCATTAAAGACATCGCAGTTACCTGCCCCCGCTAGCAGGAGGAGGTAACTATCGCAGTGAAGGGAGCAACAATGCAGGACTCGAATGAAAACATTCATTCGCCGGACAGCGATGCCTTCGAGCGAATCGTGGGGGCACTGAATTATCCGATGTTCGTCGTGACCACTCATGTGGGAGACCAGCGGGCGGGGTGCCTCGTAGGTTTCGCCTCGCAGATCAGTATTTCGCCTCCGCGTTTCCTCATCGGTCTGTCGAACAAGAACCGCACCTATCGACTCGCCGCCGCCTCCGAGCACTTGGCCGTTCACCTCATCCCCCGCAAAAACGACACGATCGCGGAGCTGTTCGGGGAGTCGACGGGCGACGATATCGACAAGTTCACGCGCTGCGAGTGGAGCCGCGGGCCTTTCGGGCTTCCAATTCTCGACGAAG
The nucleotide sequence above comes from Rhodococcus sp. KBS0724. Encoded proteins:
- a CDS encoding flavin reductase family protein; amino-acid sequence: MQDSNENIHSPDSDAFERIVGALNYPMFVVTTHVGDQRAGCLVGFASQISISPPRFLIGLSNKNRTYRLAAASEHLAVHLIPRKNDTIAELFGESTGDDIDKFTRCEWSRGPFGLPILDEAEAWFAGRILEQLDMGDHVAFLLEPETGYAPEKLDEYIMFADVRALEPGHDA